From the genome of Gracilimonas sp., one region includes:
- a CDS encoding oligosaccharide flippase family protein translates to MAKLKEKAFWIVVGDIAGRGLSFLTSIYLARTLGSEFYGLITVALSILGYATWVSDMGLISIGTRETAKEPSKRIFRVLEIFRMKLFLGIIVLIGSTAIVSLINTGEIEKQVILGYLYSIIPYMALMEWFYSGKQQFGKIALSKILNGLIYFLLVIFMVHSVEDVTLVPVLYTTGVAIAALTLATFAIKDKPFSLPSRGLQIYPDLLKTSSILGLGKFFAQIVHLLPPILIGGILSLRDAGLYGAAFRVVIIAMMIDRVFVNLLLPNLSSLWSMDRAEANKKIDTVFRFVAAGGALIAMITAIGAEQITHLLYGDQYAESVILLQILSILIAATFINSLFSFGLIATNKDKEYFLATCFGGTISAIIIFSFTALGNSTMVAISVSAAEIIITLFTYFWFRKVVPLNYLKPLLISYPAAIILFIIFLFSPLMPLINAAIASVIFIAIIIQFGILKPEQLEWAKKKVLG, encoded by the coding sequence ATGGCTAAACTGAAAGAAAAAGCGTTTTGGATTGTTGTAGGTGATATAGCTGGCCGCGGGCTTTCTTTTCTTACCTCAATATATCTTGCCCGTACTTTAGGTTCAGAATTCTATGGACTTATTACGGTTGCGCTTTCTATTCTTGGATATGCTACCTGGGTTTCCGATATGGGATTAATTAGTATAGGAACCAGAGAAACAGCCAAAGAGCCTTCTAAGAGAATTTTCAGAGTACTGGAAATATTCAGAATGAAGCTCTTTCTGGGGATCATTGTCCTTATTGGCTCCACTGCAATTGTCTCGTTAATCAATACCGGAGAAATAGAAAAGCAAGTCATATTAGGTTACCTGTATTCAATAATCCCTTATATGGCACTCATGGAATGGTTTTATTCCGGAAAGCAGCAATTCGGGAAAATAGCCCTTTCAAAAATTTTGAATGGACTTATTTATTTCCTTTTGGTCATTTTTATGGTGCATTCGGTTGAAGATGTCACTCTCGTTCCCGTTCTGTATACCACAGGAGTTGCCATCGCAGCTCTCACCCTTGCTACTTTTGCGATAAAAGATAAACCTTTCAGTCTTCCTTCAAGAGGCCTGCAGATCTATCCTGACCTGCTTAAAACAAGCTCTATTTTAGGATTAGGCAAGTTTTTTGCCCAAATAGTGCATCTTTTGCCACCTATCCTAATTGGAGGAATTTTATCATTACGAGATGCAGGATTGTATGGAGCAGCCTTTCGAGTTGTTATCATTGCTATGATGATAGATCGTGTTTTTGTAAACCTGCTACTTCCAAATCTTTCCTCTTTATGGAGCATGGATCGTGCCGAAGCTAACAAAAAAATTGACACTGTCTTCAGATTTGTAGCCGCTGGCGGAGCTCTAATTGCTATGATAACGGCTATCGGGGCTGAACAAATCACACATCTGCTTTATGGAGATCAGTATGCAGAGAGTGTTATATTACTCCAGATTCTGTCGATACTTATTGCCGCTACTTTCATTAATAGCCTGTTCTCATTTGGACTAATAGCCACTAATAAAGACAAAGAATACTTTCTGGCCACCTGTTTTGGAGGCACAATTTCTGCCATTATCATTTTTAGCTTTACTGCTTTAGGGAACTCTACAATGGTAGCAATCTCAGTTTCTGCAGCTGAAATTATAATCACCCTTTTCACCTATTTTTGGTTCAGAAAAGTTGTCCCCCTGAATTATTTAAAACCATTACTGATAAGCTACCCTGCTGCGATTATATTATTCATTATCTTTCTTTTCAGTCCGTTGATGCCTTTGATAAACGCTGCCATTGCCTCAGTCATATTCATCGCAATTATCATTCAATTCGGTATTCTTAAGCCCGAACAACTAGAATGGGCAAAGAAAAAGGTTTTAGGATGA
- a CDS encoding glycosyltransferase — protein sequence MEVTSLKEIYASVNEDARIVYVVPLIRFSHKKSDYLYLLYKELIEGKEYDIQSISVFNHFKLVAGILSNRQAILHYHWLEFQDFKSLLGMPWKMLCLYFFHKLGGNIVWTLHNEFPHDQKYLGLHSYLHKKMASWSKVLHVHCEKAVKLMSNRLEVSEDKFRLIPHPDFPAEPIDKDIARDKLNEHYNCELKPDLTTILMFGNISRYKQIEKVSDLVIELKQECKLLVVGPVKKGNMKLFDQLEARQKKSNRIKVIPHFIDEKQVPWFYSAADLCVFNYREILSSGGYHMAKAYHKKIIAPDMGCLSEEGKETNVDLFTTQDELSQLLQRQLQANKNG from the coding sequence ATGGAGGTAACATCTCTTAAAGAGATTTACGCATCAGTAAATGAAGATGCGCGTATCGTCTATGTAGTACCTTTAATTCGGTTTTCGCATAAAAAATCTGATTATTTATATCTGCTCTACAAAGAGTTGATAGAAGGCAAAGAGTATGATATTCAGTCTATAAGTGTATTTAATCATTTTAAACTGGTAGCGGGTATACTTTCTAACCGTCAGGCTATTCTTCATTATCATTGGTTGGAATTCCAGGATTTTAAATCCTTGCTGGGTATGCCCTGGAAAATGTTGTGCCTATATTTTTTCCATAAGCTTGGCGGAAACATTGTTTGGACGCTGCATAATGAGTTTCCACATGACCAAAAATATCTTGGTCTGCATAGTTACCTGCATAAGAAAATGGCAAGCTGGTCTAAAGTTCTTCATGTTCATTGCGAAAAGGCAGTGAAACTAATGAGTAATCGACTGGAAGTTTCTGAAGACAAATTCAGACTAATACCACATCCGGATTTTCCGGCAGAACCTATCGATAAAGATATTGCCAGAGATAAACTGAACGAGCACTATAATTGCGAGCTAAAACCAGATTTAACGACCATATTAATGTTTGGTAACATAAGCCGCTACAAACAGATAGAGAAAGTATCTGATTTAGTTATTGAACTGAAACAGGAATGTAAACTCTTGGTTGTAGGCCCTGTTAAAAAAGGAAATATGAAGTTGTTCGATCAGCTAGAGGCAAGGCAAAAGAAAAGTAACCGTATTAAGGTCATTCCTCACTTTATCGATGAGAAACAAGTCCCCTGGTTTTACAGTGCTGCCGATCTTTGTGTTTTTAACTATCGTGAAATTCTTTCTTCCGGTGGATATCATATGGCAAAAGCATATCATAAGAAGATTATAGCACCAGATATGGGGTGTTTGAGTGAAGAAGGGAAAGAAACAAATGTTGATTTATTTACCACTCAGGATGAACTAAGCCAATTGTTGCAACGGCAATTACAAGCAAATAAGAATGGCTAA
- a CDS encoding PorV/PorQ family protein yields the protein MKTGFFVLFFSISSTVLFAQGSGFEVLSISPTPYSLSKAEATTSISEGSASIFSNPALLSLNDHSSIDLGYSFWIANVNNIFGGVNFRNEQRAIAFSFYTSGADDYESRNNPGPPNGEFSIQYISIAAAYSYDFKYFALGGAFQYLNEENFTYQANGYAFNFGIASELLDEMVRVGASVTNLGEMEKLNINATPLPTNFKAGTSVDVLNFTPPKNDDLPVLLTAYADFVHPLVETDDKDYADYTVPGSYFNLGLSFTVAEVLQISGGYKTQNNVRPISFGAAFSTDEITFNYALVPFNTGYGTVHSIGIQYKF from the coding sequence ATGAAAACCGGATTTTTCGTCCTCTTTTTTTCGATAAGCAGTACTGTTCTTTTTGCTCAGGGCAGCGGATTTGAAGTACTTAGTATTTCACCAACTCCCTACTCTCTTTCCAAAGCGGAAGCAACAACCTCTATTTCTGAAGGTTCAGCATCGATTTTCTCCAATCCGGCGTTACTTTCGCTCAATGATCATTCCTCTATTGATCTGGGATATTCTTTTTGGATTGCTAACGTGAATAATATTTTCGGTGGTGTTAACTTCAGAAATGAACAAAGGGCCATAGCTTTTTCTTTTTATACTTCCGGGGCCGACGACTATGAATCCCGAAATAATCCCGGTCCTCCAAACGGTGAATTTTCCATTCAATATATCTCTATTGCTGCCGCATACTCATATGATTTTAAATACTTTGCCCTGGGTGGCGCATTTCAATATCTGAATGAGGAAAACTTCACTTATCAGGCCAATGGTTATGCGTTCAACTTTGGAATTGCAAGTGAATTATTGGACGAGATGGTTCGTGTGGGAGCTTCTGTGACTAATTTGGGAGAGATGGAGAAGTTAAATATCAACGCTACCCCTCTTCCGACAAATTTCAAAGCAGGCACATCAGTTGATGTGCTTAACTTCACGCCTCCAAAAAATGATGATTTACCCGTTCTTTTAACTGCCTATGCCGATTTTGTACATCCCCTAGTAGAAACCGATGATAAAGATTATGCTGACTATACTGTCCCTGGCTCATATTTTAATTTGGGGCTCTCTTTTACAGTAGCTGAGGTATTACAGATCAGTGGCGGGTACAAAACCCAGAATAATGTTCGTCCGATTTCATTTGGAGCAGCCTTCTCAACCGATGAAATCACCTTTAATTATGCGTTAGTTCCTTTCAATACCGGTTACGGAACAGTACATTCCATCGGGATTCAGTACAAATTTTAA
- a CDS encoding FlgD immunoglobulin-like domain containing protein produces MKKFLAVLTLLFIPLAGLSQVYGPLDPNQDNFNSIRVNGVSTILAYGDTVWISPSLNRNIGNVAEWFTPENADSVVSGIGRVYSLELGQDTVLAGLGFTNTDAESNPQTAYGYYFSIDGGDSWRFEPPVLDPDPPAKCFSTDPDYQRPATAEDYDPDCDIQFTYGGVTYNRIRFTVPEQAPPYEVDFKDNVVFSTNFAGGLLRSTDFGQTWERVILPPDNVSEMTPDDDYTWGSSLILASGNAVQINRYDPISSVGFNIRAFGVHIDTQNRVWVGTGNGINVSDNALSAPTDSIRWNHITYDGSANGLIGNWVIEIKEEPGTGKIWMTNRVIESGQENQGLVYTDDGGQTFEQMLIGERINDIGFKDGYVFATGDNGLFISPNGGDTWIKSPQIKSPNTFIKSSAIFYSATSTTDRVWVSTSDGLASHECCVTNQVFDNWQITRVDFPLDGGNIHEEGRNVNSYAYPNPFSPTVHELVRIKFEVDQQVNVKVRVFDFGMNLVREIENASFTPGTYEAIWDGIDGKGRKVANGPYIYVIQTGNKQTTGKILVVD; encoded by the coding sequence ATGAAGAAATTTTTAGCTGTTCTAACTCTTTTATTCATTCCTTTAGCTGGATTATCTCAGGTTTACGGACCACTTGATCCAAACCAGGATAATTTCAACTCAATCAGGGTAAATGGTGTAAGTACTATCCTTGCTTATGGAGATACAGTGTGGATTAGCCCATCATTGAATCGAAACATTGGCAATGTGGCAGAATGGTTCACTCCAGAAAATGCAGATAGTGTAGTAAGTGGAATTGGCAGAGTATACTCACTTGAACTCGGACAAGATACCGTGTTGGCTGGTTTAGGATTTACAAATACTGATGCCGAAAGTAATCCTCAGACCGCTTATGGTTACTATTTTTCAATAGATGGTGGAGATTCCTGGAGATTTGAACCTCCGGTTCTGGATCCTGATCCACCCGCCAAATGTTTTTCAACTGATCCCGATTATCAACGGCCAGCCACTGCTGAAGATTACGATCCGGATTGTGATATCCAGTTTACTTATGGTGGTGTTACCTATAATCGTATTAGATTTACAGTTCCTGAACAAGCGCCACCGTACGAAGTTGATTTCAAGGATAACGTTGTATTCTCTACAAATTTTGCCGGAGGGTTGCTTAGAAGTACTGACTTTGGTCAAACATGGGAGCGAGTAATTCTTCCCCCTGATAATGTTTCAGAAATGACTCCGGATGACGATTATACCTGGGGCTCTAGCTTAATACTTGCTTCCGGTAATGCTGTTCAGATTAACAGGTATGATCCTATAAGCAGCGTTGGATTTAATATCCGTGCTTTTGGGGTGCATATTGATACTCAGAACAGAGTCTGGGTGGGAACTGGAAATGGCATTAATGTATCTGATAATGCACTTTCAGCACCAACAGATAGCATCAGATGGAATCATATTACTTATGATGGCTCTGCAAATGGATTAATTGGAAACTGGGTCATTGAAATCAAAGAAGAACCCGGTACAGGAAAAATCTGGATGACTAATCGAGTAATTGAATCGGGGCAAGAGAACCAGGGTCTGGTTTATACCGATGACGGTGGACAAACGTTTGAGCAAATGTTGATTGGAGAACGTATCAACGATATCGGCTTTAAAGATGGATACGTTTTTGCAACCGGCGATAATGGACTATTCATATCTCCCAACGGTGGCGATACCTGGATAAAATCACCACAAATAAAAAGCCCAAATACATTTATTAAGTCCTCGGCTATTTTTTACTCTGCTACTTCTACAACGGATCGCGTATGGGTTTCAACAAGCGACGGATTGGCATCACATGAATGTTGTGTTACAAACCAGGTTTTTGACAATTGGCAAATTACACGTGTAGATTTCCCGCTTGATGGTGGTAATATTCATGAAGAAGGACGCAATGTTAACAGTTATGCTTATCCCAACCCCTTCTCTCCTACAGTTCACGAATTGGTTCGCATCAAGTTTGAAGTCGATCAACAAGTGAATGTTAAAGTCCGGGTTTTTGATTTCGGAATGAATTTAGTTCGGGAAATTGAAAATGCCTCTTTTACTCCAGGAACCTACGAAGCTATATGGGATGGAATTGATGGAAAAGGACGAAAAGTAGCAAACGGACCCTATATTTATGTAATACAAACCGGTAATAAACAAACAACCGGAAAAATTTTAGTGGTGGATTAA
- the trpE gene encoding anthranilate synthase component I, translating into MDKERFLKLSEEYTVVPVYRRLLADVLTPVSLFMNIREGAEFPFLLESVEGGEQLARYSFIGRNPYQKLVFDGKRTTLESAGEIKEAEKGYFDKLKELTTAYSEPTLPELPRLKGGAVGFSAYDTFRLVEELPNVPDDDLNLPEAIWAFYDEVFAFDHVKHQVVLIKTIFVEEESNLDEAYEKAQQCLDEMEKAALNSNYQNRSFSIDTNSLSSNMEQEYFERIVDKGKEYIYEGDIFQVVLSQRFEADMSGDPFMLYRALRMVNPSPYLFYLDFEGFQLVGSSPEVLVRVQEGETRVLPIAGTRPRGKTRQEDLDLEEDLKNDPKEVAEHIMLVDLGRNDLSRVCKAGTVKMERNQVIERYSHVMHIVSDVVGKLRDDQTSVDALMQCFPAGTVSGAPKIRAMEIIDELEPSKRGIYAGAVGYFDFSGNMDTCIAIRTMVVTNNKAYIQAGAGIVADSNPTKEFEETQNKAGALIQALSVALDIQ; encoded by the coding sequence ATGGACAAAGAAAGATTTTTAAAGCTTAGTGAAGAATACACGGTCGTCCCGGTATACCGAAGGCTGCTGGCTGATGTACTTACCCCTGTATCTTTATTTATGAATATTCGGGAAGGAGCTGAATTTCCATTTCTGTTGGAATCGGTGGAGGGCGGAGAGCAGTTGGCTCGTTATTCGTTTATAGGAAGAAATCCATATCAAAAGTTGGTTTTTGATGGAAAAAGAACCACCCTTGAATCAGCAGGAGAAATCAAAGAAGCAGAGAAGGGATATTTTGATAAGCTTAAAGAACTCACTACTGCCTATTCTGAACCTACGCTTCCTGAACTTCCACGTCTAAAAGGGGGTGCCGTTGGTTTTTCTGCTTATGATACGTTCCGCCTCGTAGAAGAACTCCCAAACGTTCCGGATGATGATTTGAATCTGCCGGAAGCAATATGGGCTTTTTATGATGAAGTCTTCGCTTTTGATCATGTGAAGCATCAGGTGGTACTTATTAAAACTATATTTGTTGAAGAAGAGAGCAATTTAGATGAAGCTTATGAAAAAGCTCAGCAGTGTCTCGATGAGATGGAAAAGGCAGCTCTGAATTCAAATTATCAAAACCGTTCTTTTAGTATTGATACGAATTCACTGTCGAGTAATATGGAACAGGAATATTTTGAACGAATTGTAGATAAGGGCAAAGAATACATTTATGAAGGTGATATTTTCCAGGTAGTGCTATCCCAGCGATTTGAAGCTGATATGAGTGGGGATCCTTTCATGCTTTACAGGGCATTGCGAATGGTGAATCCATCTCCTTATTTATTCTACCTGGATTTTGAGGGTTTCCAGCTGGTTGGCTCATCACCGGAAGTACTGGTTCGAGTTCAGGAAGGAGAAACAAGAGTGCTGCCTATTGCCGGAACCCGGCCAAGAGGAAAAACCCGCCAAGAAGATCTGGATCTTGAAGAGGACCTTAAAAACGATCCCAAAGAAGTAGCAGAACATATTATGCTGGTTGATTTAGGACGTAATGACTTATCACGTGTGTGCAAGGCTGGTACCGTTAAAATGGAACGAAATCAGGTGATCGAGCGATATTCACATGTAATGCACATTGTAAGCGATGTGGTTGGCAAACTTCGGGATGATCAAACTTCCGTGGATGCATTGATGCAATGTTTTCCGGCCGGAACCGTGAGTGGTGCTCCAAAAATAAGAGCAATGGAAATTATCGATGAATTGGAACCATCCAAGCGAGGTATATATGCGGGAGCTGTTGGCTACTTCGATTTCTCCGGGAATATGGATACCTGTATTGCTATCCGCACAATGGTAGTAACGAATAACAAAGCCTATATTCAGGCCGGTGCAGGGATTGTAGCAGATAGCAATCCCACCAAAGAATTTGAAGAAACACAAAACAAAGCGGGCGCTTTAATACAGGCGCTTAGCGTAGCTTTAGATATTCAATAA
- the trpS gene encoding tryptophan--tRNA ligase — MSKNKTILSGITPSGKLHIGNYFGAIRQHIATQDKGDAFYFIANYHSLTSVNNGEEVRQNTRDIALDYLALGLDPEKCTFFAQSDVPQVTELAWILGTLTPVSLMEKGVAYKDKVAQGMNPNIGLFTYPILQAADILIYHSDVVPVGQDQKQNIEICRDLAGKFNHTYNGEYLKLPEEHIVESVAVVPGIDGRKMSKSYGNTINIFAEGKALKKRVMSIETDSTPLEEPKDPETDNVFALIKLFADKSTQKQIADKYKAGGYGYGHAKKELLGMIEEYFAEARERRHKLAENLDYVHDVLREGGKKARERAESVMEPIREVTGIVRHF, encoded by the coding sequence ATGAGTAAAAATAAAACCATTTTATCTGGTATCACCCCTTCAGGAAAACTCCATATAGGCAACTATTTTGGAGCCATTCGTCAACACATTGCCACTCAGGATAAGGGAGATGCGTTCTACTTCATTGCCAATTACCATTCACTCACATCGGTTAATAATGGGGAAGAGGTGCGCCAAAACACGAGGGATATTGCACTTGATTACCTTGCATTAGGGTTGGACCCGGAGAAATGTACCTTTTTTGCTCAAAGTGATGTGCCTCAGGTCACTGAACTTGCATGGATATTAGGTACCTTAACTCCAGTGAGTTTAATGGAAAAGGGGGTTGCTTATAAAGATAAAGTAGCTCAGGGTATGAACCCCAACATCGGACTATTTACCTATCCGATTTTGCAGGCCGCTGACATTCTGATTTATCACTCCGATGTGGTTCCGGTAGGGCAAGATCAAAAACAAAATATTGAGATTTGCCGGGATCTGGCTGGTAAGTTTAATCACACTTACAATGGTGAATATCTCAAACTTCCCGAAGAGCACATTGTTGAATCTGTAGCCGTAGTTCCTGGTATTGACGGGCGCAAAATGAGTAAAAGTTATGGTAATACCATTAATATTTTTGCGGAAGGAAAAGCGTTGAAAAAGCGTGTCATGTCTATTGAAACCGATTCAACACCACTTGAAGAGCCCAAAGACCCCGAGACGGATAATGTGTTTGCTCTCATAAAGCTCTTTGCAGATAAAAGTACACAGAAGCAGATCGCAGATAAATACAAAGCGGGAGGTTATGGGTATGGCCACGCCAAAAAAGAGTTGTTGGGCATGATTGAAGAATATTTTGCTGAAGCCCGTGAAAGACGACATAAACTCGCCGAGAATCTGGATTATGTACACGATGTATTACGAGAAGGGGGTAAAAAGGCCAGAGAACGCGCAGAATCTGTAATGGAGCCTATCAGAGAAGTAACAGGAATTGTTCGGCATTTTTAA